Sequence from the Paenibacillus tundrae genome:
GCTTGGTCTGAACCATTTTACAGCCGATCCTGCTCGCTCAATGAAACGGTTCGTGATACCAGAGATGTATCTGAATGATAACTAGGGGACGAACTGAAGTGATGAACCAACTGACGATGAGAAGTGCGGGATGGATCTTTTTTGTGTCCTATGTCATGGGCATTTTGTTCACGGCGTGGATTAGTTCGAAAGGCAGTCCACATCACGATAATCTAATGTTATTTCTCGCATATGTAGCAGTTGGTCAAATCGTACTCAACGTGATACCAGCTGTGATCTGGTGTCGATACCGAAAAATATCTCTTCGAACTGCATTTAGGCTACATAAAGTTTCTTTGCGGAATATCATCCTGTCTTTGTTGATATTTGCTCTAAGTCAGATTATCTTGCTGTTTTTCCACCAGATTACCGAGGTTGTCTCTCAATGGTTAGGGGTTTCATATGCAACATCGCATTATCCGATTGCGGACTCTCTGTTTTCCTTAGGTATTCTCTTATTAAGCATCGGGATCATTCCTCCGATCTGTGAAGAGTTGTTGTTTCGGGGCGTTTTGCTGAGCGGTTATGGCAAACGGGGGTTGTGGTTCGCAGCAATGGTTAGTTCTTTTCTGTTCGCTTTGTTCCACGACAACCCCTACCGATTAATTGAACTATTCGGAGCGGCTCTCGTTTCAGCTATCATCGTCATTCGCTCAGGCTCCATCATCCCAGGCATTATTGTTCATATGATCACGAACTCCACGTATGTAATTAGCTCATACATCCAGGGAGGAGATATGCTGGAGGGGATTACTACTTCTGAAGGACCGAGCCTATCCATCCTGCTGTTGACGGGTTTTGCCTCATTCATTACTTTCATGATCTGTAGATGGTTGTATGCACGGTTTGATCGTCCTGAGACGGAAGTAAGAGCGAAGAGGATTGCTTCTGCCGGAATCCGTTCGTTGGCTTGGATTATACCGATCCTGCTATCTATAGTCGTGTTTGTTATCAAGTTTTGGATAGGACAATCTGCTTGATAAGAGTGATTTGATTAAATTGAATAAAGGCTATCAGAACCTACCTGATAGCCTAAATAACCTTATGTCTGTTTACTAAACTTTTCAGACTCAAATATCTTTATTCGGTAAGTCCTCCAAGTTAGTCCTCATTACAAGCGTAACGCAACAGCATGTCCACCAATTGCTCCGTCATCTGCTCATTCGGTGGAGAAAGTTCGGTTGAACGCCTTGTGACCATCTTCTGAAGTGCACCCATCATCACCGTGAATATAAACTGAGCAAGCTGAAGTAGAGAAGAGGCATGCTTAATGCTGCCGTCAGCGACCCCTGCGTTAAGCACATCTAACAAAAAGTGATTTTCTTTACCCATCTGATTGAATCGATCATACGTTTCTCTCAATTCAGGAGTGAAATCATACACCTCATAGTTGATGTCAAATAGTTGAATGAATCGGATATGATCCGGATGGTTCCGCGCAAAGCTGATCCAGGCATGAAGCATGGCTTCGAGCTGTTCACGACCATTTAACTCTGTACTGCCTGAGAGACTAACATGATCCGTTAAATTCACAACCAATTGCATTTGAATAGTGAGAAGCAGCTCATCGAGCGACTGAAAGTGCTTATAAAAGGTTACGCGGCTTAGCTCTGCCTTGGAGCAAACGTCCTTGATCTTCACCTGAAGCAGTCCGTGCTTCAAAAAGAGCTCTTTGCCTGCTGCGATCAGGTCATCACGATGTTTATTTCTAATCTGTTGATGCCAGTTTTCATTCACTAGTAGTTTGTAATCCTTTCTTGGACCGACGTGCATTGAGCGTTAGCGATAGTGCAGCAAGAAGCATAATTGCACCAAAAATATACGGGAAGTTCAAGTTTTTGTCAAACAATAGTCCTGCAACAAGTGGCCCAAATACAGTACCCAAACTGGAATACGTCGTATTTAAACCCGAAGCGTATCCTTGTCGATCCCCAGCGTTTTTGGAAATGAGTGTACTGACTGACGGTCGTAAAAATGCATTAAAAGCAAAAAATAACGCAGAGGCGAACAATAGATACACTAAGTTAACCTTAATTAACATAAGTAGTAGTGCAATCGGTGCCATGATTAGAGAGAGCCGAATAAGCTTAATTTCGCCGATTCTTCGCACTGACCAATCAAGCAGCCAGATCTGAACGACGATACCGATGATGGCTCCCATCGTAATAATAATGGAAATGGTTGCAGCGTCGAAGCCATATTTTTGCTCTGCAAAAAGAGAGAATACGGTCTCATAACTCATCAGACCAAAGGTCATCACGAGAAGCAGAAGCAAATATTTGAAGTAAGGGACTTGAAATGAGCTCCAGATGTGCTTGCCCAGATGATTACCTTTCTTCTTCGTCTGAGGAAGGGTTCTTTTTTCCGGAGGTAACGTCTCTGGCAGAAGTAGAGTAAGCATACCTGCGACAAGCCCTAGACCAGCCGCGAAGAAATAAGGCATACGAATGCCCATCTCAGCGATGAAGCCGCCAAGACCAGGTCCGAGTACCATACCCAGATTCATGGCTGCGCCGAAATAGCCCATACCCTTGGCGCGTGTCTCTGGGGTCGTAATATCGGCGACATATGCGAGGTTGGCAGGAACCATCAAACCTAAGCTGATTCCACCGATAAAACGTGCGATGTATAGGAGCGGCAACGACGTGGATAGGGCAAATATGATATCCGAAACAACGGAGAGAAACATGCCGGCCATGATTAATTTTTTGCGACCAAAGCGATCAGCCCATTGTCCACCAAGCGGTGAAAATAAAAATTGAGCGGCCCCAAAGGCAGCTACCAAAAATCCAGCGACTGTACCTCCCGCATGAAATAACTTCAAATACTCTGGCAGTATGGGAATGAGCATACCCTGACCTAATAAAGCAATAAACAGATTTAACATCAGAATCAAAAGCGGGAAACGAACAGATTTTGGCAATGTACCCATGAACGTATATTTCTCCTTTGTTTACACGGTGTTAACCTTTACGATATGTAAACCATAATAATGCAATATAATTGATTTTGTAAATCATTTTTTTGGGGGAAGGGTGAGTCTTATTGATCAATCACAACAACCTGAAGAGTACCGAGATCCAATGAATTATGACCTTGAGTTCGGCGATGAGACGAACAGACACATTCTTATCTGGAGATGGCAAGATCTAATCCTAGCAAAGTGTTAGATCATGCATTGGGTCACAATTCGAGATTGGGGTAGCATCCACTCCTCTCGGCTAAGTCTCATATTCGATGCTGAGAGGCCGCAAGGCACCCTTTGTAATCAAAAGCGGACTTTTTTCGAACAATCTCTTACATAGAAAATACTCAAGCAGATGTCCTTGATTGCAGGAGTGCGACATATCTTAGAGTGAAGGACGATTCGCAAGGGTCAAATGCCTTTAAGCACAGCCATATCATGGCAGATGGGAGAGCTGTAATGACGAAACGGGTAGTTCTGTTGGAGGATGGTACGGCAGAGATGAAGGGACTTATAGGCAGTCAAGGAGCCGGTCTTTCCGAGTTACTTCATGCTGGCTGGCCTGTTCCAGCCGGGTTCGCTGTAACAACGGAATGCTGTCGCGAGTTCAGTACCCGTCTTGGACATTGTTCAACTGATGCAGCTCAGGAGGTGGAAAGTGCGATCCATCATTTGGAACAGCGCACGGGTAAGCTCTTCGGTGATGCCAAGACACCGCTTCTACTTTCCGTTATGCCGAATGAAGTTCGTTCCACAAGGAATGAACGGGAGTCGTTCCTTTATGTTGGCCTTAACGATGTGACGGTGGAAGGGCTCGCTGACCAAACGCAAGATCGTTGCTATGCACTTCATTGTTATCGAAGCTTATTGCAGGACTTTGGTTATTTGGTACATGGAATTCCATATGAATTATTTGGTGAGTTCATAAGTGAGCCGGAGATACAGGACGAATTTGAATTAGAACGCATTATCACCGAACACAAAATAATAATTGAAATTCATGGTAGGACACCATTTCCTCAAGATGTGAAGTCTCAACTCCATGAAGCGCTGGGAGCCTTCTCCCATTCACATTGCAGTCCAGTCCTGGTACAGGTAATGGTGAGTGAGGAATATGGAGAGCATATGAGTTCAGAAGCAGCATGCAAGACGGCTGTCGATATGGTGAGTGAAGGTTTGATTACAAAAGAGGAAGCTTTATTGCGAATAGAGCCATCACAAGTGACGGAATTAATCGAATTCATAGAGCAGCCGTCACAGCAATCATTGGACGTGCAACAGTTGCTTGAATGGGCTGATGAGGTGAGGTCTGTATTGGTGCTTGCCAATGTAAACCATCCAAGGGATGGTGTCCTCGCACGAGTGTTAGGAGCAGAAGGGATAGGGCAATGTCAGATCGAGACCATGCTGTTATCACCATCCCGAATACCTTTTGTCCAGAAGATGATCACAGCTGACAACGAATACGAACGTCGACGTGGGGTAGAACGTTTGCTTCCGATGCTGCAAGCGGACTTTGAGCATTTTTTCGAAGTGATGGATGGTTATCCGGTAACGATTAATCTGCTGGACCCGGCATGGGATGAACGATTGCTTCATGTTGAAGCTGATATACTTGATATGCAGATTGAAGCGATTTTTCGCGCAGCCTTAAAAACTATTCGTCAGGGACTATGGGTACGACCCGAAATTTTGATTCCACCTGTAAGCGATTCCAATGAATTGCAGCGATTGAGGGAGCTGGTGGATCATATAGCTGACCAGATTTTGGGCGAAGAAAAAAGGCATTGTCTATATAAAGTAGGTACAACTATAGAAATTTCTAGAGCGGGTACAATCGCAACTCAAATGGCTCGCCATGCTGACTTTTTCTCATTCAGAGCGTTGGATGTTCAAGAAAATAAACATCTTGTGGAAATGAGCGTTGTTCAGGGTAAAGCCCGTAAACCGTATCTCAGGTCAGGGGTCTGTGGAGAACAAGCTGCGAATGCAGATACGATTGCTTACTGCCATCGCATAGGATTAGATTATGTGAGCTGTTCCCCCGAGCAAGTTCCGTCTGCACGAATTGCGGCTGCGCAAGCGGCGATTAGAGAACAGAAGCAGGGCAAGAGCATACAGAATCATGACATTTCAACGACAGCGTAAATATCAAATATGAACGATTGAGGGGTATGCGTAACACTACATGTTATAATGTGGCTGTTCGCATATCTCTTTTTTATCGGAGAATGAATTAAGCTGTACACGTCATTTATACATAAGAGGGGAGACAGTAACATGACCACTCCGAACATACGAAACGTTCCAACACAAGCGGTGTTTATAGATCGTGATGGCACAATTGGAGGTTCAGACAAGATTAAATATCCTGGCGAGATGCAATTGTTTGATGGTGTGGCGGAATCAATCAGCACATTATCACAGCATGGATTCAAATTATTTGGCTTTACGAACCAGCCTGGTATAACAGCAGGACATTCCACAGTCGAAGCTTTTCAACAAGAGATGAAGGACTTCGGGATCGAGCATACGTATGTGTGTCCTCATCCGGCTCATGAACAGTGTAAATGTCGCAAACCGAGACCTGATATGTTGATCCAAGCAGCAGAAGATCATCAACTGAAGCTCGAACAGTGTATTGTCATTGGCGACCGTTGGTCAGACATGGTTGCGGCAAGTGTTGCAGGGTGTCTATGCATACTCGTTATGACGGGTGCAGGTATGCGTGCATTGGAAGAAGACCGGTTTCGATGGAACACCATGGAAGCAGACTATGTAGCCACTGATTTTAACGATGCGGTAAAGTGGATTGTGCAGCGAAGAGTTCAACCTATGCAAGAATAAGTAACGAAATAGAGCATTACAGCTTGCGTTTGTATACATCAATGCAGATTCTGTTGACATTGTCAGCCTTATCCGCAGTTTTGCGCCCGAACCACCATGGAATACATACCGCGAAACTGTTATACTGAAATATGCGTTTTGTAAACAGAACGTAAAATTTCGGATAAGGGTTGAAAACGACCATGTATAATTCTAAATACGAACGGATATCATCACGAACATTATTTGTCGTGTTATTTATCCTCTTGCTGCTGAAGCTCACGCTTTTGCGGTATTTCTTTTTCCAAGGCCTTTCTGGCATTGGATTGCTCACCGATACGCTGGGTGCTCTAACCGTGGTCTGTGTGCTTGATTTAATTGTACCTAAGCGCTGGAAACGTATGGTGTACGGGGGCTTTAATCTGATTTTCTCGCTCGTACTGTTTGCGGCAACGTTATATAACGTGCATTTTAGCTCAGTACCCACGTACACAGCACTAAGTGAATTAGGTCAGGTGGCTCAAGTACGAGGCAGTATCGGACCTCTCATTCGACCTGTTCATTTTATGTTTTTTGTGGATATCGTGCTTGCACTGCCACTTTGGTTTATCCTGCGCTCCAGACGTACTTCCCGTAGTCAAGGAAGTTATAGCAACAGTGGACTAAGTTTTGGAAAAAGTCGTAGAAGATATTGGGGGAAGGTCGGAGTCGCACTTACGGCTGCATTTAGCATCGTTCTGTCAGGTAGCTTTATTGTCAAAGGAGAAACAATTGATAATGAGCTGGTTCGAGCGGAGAATCTTGGTTTTCTTAACTACCAGGTGTCCTCAGCGATTTTGACGAGCAAAGAAAACGAAGCCATTGCTAATGGCAACATTAATGAGACCATTGCGAAGATCAATCAGTTAGTGAGTCAATATCCATATCAAGATAAAACAAGTCAGGGCTCTCCAGTTAAAGCGAAGTATTTTGGTGAAGCCAAAGGCAGTAATCTGATTGTGTTACAACTAGAATCTTTTCAGAATTTTCCGATTCACGCTTCACTGGGTGGTCAGGTGTTAACACCCGTGTTGAACGAATTAGCGAGTGAAAGCTATTATTTCCCTCATTTCTTCCAACAAATTGGTCAAGGTAATACATCGGATGCTGAATTTATGTCGAACACATCAATCTATCCTACAGGCGTAGTTCCAATGTCTGCCGGATATAGTGACCGTGATTTACCTAGCTTACCGAAACTGCTTCGTGAGCGCGGATATCAGTCAGAGACGTTTCATGGCAATGATGTGACGTTCTGGAATCGGAACAAGATGTACCCTGCGATTGGATTCGATCGGTATTTTGACAAACCAAGCTTCAAGAATGACCGATTTAATGATTTTGGTCCATCTGACGAAGAATTGTATCGTGTCGGTGTGGAGAAAATGACTGCACATCAAGCTGCGAACGAACCGTTCTACGCACAGTTTATTACAGCATCGAGCCACTCACCGTTCAAGGTTCCTGCTGATCGGGCACGAATTACTGTCCCTGAGACAATTACGAACACATTGCTGCATGATTATTTGCAGGCTATCAATTATACCGATTATGCGGTTGGGCAACTGATTAATGAATTAAAGGCTAGTGGACTGTGGGACAACACAACGTTAGTCATTTACGGTGATCACTTCGGTCTGCCAGCAAATGATGAAATCACAAAGCAGATTCAAGACAATTTGAATGTGCCATACGATGGGAATGTGAGTCGTTTTAATATCCCGCTAATCATCCACACACCGCAGCAGTCTAAAGGGCAAGTGGTTGAACAGCCTGGAGGTCAGTTGGATATCATGCCAACGGTACTGAATTTGATGGGCGTATCGTTACAAGAAGAGCAGTTTACGGCCTTTGGGCATGATCTGCTTAATATGGATCATAATGCATTTGGCATTCGCTATTATTTGCCGACAGGCTCATTTGTTAATAATGAGATCATGTTTGTTCCTGGTGCGGGTTTCGATGATGGGAAGGCATATTCGATTAAAACGTATGAACCTGTCACTGATCTGGAGCCGTATCGGGCCGATTATGAGCATGTGCTCAGCTTAATGAAGCTGTCGGATGAGTATGTGAAGCTATTGCCTAAACGGGCACCCTAATATGTAGTGTTCGGTATCATGCCAAACGTCACCTGTATTCATATGGGTGGCGTTTTTTGGTTACTTTCATTCATCCGAATAACGGATAAGGAAGAGCTTTATTTTGAAACTGTAATTATTAATGTTACAATGGTATAAGAATGAATTTGGCGATACTTGGTTTAGATCTAATTAGAGACCCATATAGACACAATGAGAGGAATGAATAGATATGAAATTAAGCGTGCTTGAACATGGACATATCAACGAAGGACGTACGGTGCAGGATACGCTTCAAGAGACGGTTACGCTTGCGAAGCATGCTGATGAACTTGGTTTTTCGCGTTTCTGGATGTCAGAACATCATGGTGGCGGTGCACTTTCCTTTTCAAGTCCTGAAGTCATGATTGCGCATGTCGCTGCTCATACCGAACATATTCGGGTAGGATCAGGTGGCGTAATGCTGCCACATTATAGTGCATACAAGGTTGCAGAGAACTTCCGTCTCTTAGAGGCATTACATCCTGGTCGTATTGATCTTGGGATTGGTAGAGCACCTGGTGGGATGCCGATTGCAAGTCGAGCTCTCAATGAGGGAAAATCCTCTAACGTACAATTTTTCCCGCAACAGATCGCAGATCTGGGTGGTTACTTTCATGAGCAATTGTCGGAGGATCATCGCTTTGCCTCTCTGGTAGCTGCTCCATCCGTGCCGACAGTGCCAGAGGTATGGCTGCTTGGCTCTAGCTCCGAAGGTGCAAGAATTGCAGCCGCGCAAGGAACGGCTTATGCGTTTGCTCAATTCTTTGGCACACCAGGCGGGGAAGAGGCCATGAAGCATTATCGTCGACATTTCAAACCGTCGATCCTGAATGATCGACCTCATTCTATGATTGCTGTCTCTGCGTTCTGTGCGGAGACTGAAGAGGAAGCGGCTGAGCTTGCTCGAAGCAATGAACTTTTCTTCTTACGCTTAGGCCGTGGGTTGGAACAGAGCTCATTCCCATCATTAGAGACGGTTCATAATTATCCTTATACCGCTATGGAAATGGAGCAGATTCGCCAGCGTCGTTCATTCTCGATCGTAGGGACACCGGATCAGGTGAAAGAGAAAATTACAGCAATGGCTGAGCGTCATGAAGCGGATGAAGTGATCATCGCCTCAGCGATTCATTCATTTGAAGCACGCCTTCGCTCATTTGGTTTGATTGCAGAAGCCTTCGGCTTAAAGAAGGATTAAGCGATTATGTCGGGAATGTTATAGTGTAGTATGTGTTTCCAAAGTCCGGTTATTTCTGCTGAATTCCATCTCTGATCATGAGATACCGTCAGGTATTCAACACAATCTCAATCGGGCTTTGGTAACAACCTCTATAAGAGAGGAAGGATTCACATTCGTAGATGTGTTATAAGTGATATTCATGGCTGTTACGACGAATTCAATGCTCTACTTCAACAGGTGAGCTATGATTCGGTTCAGGATGAATTAATTTTACTTGGAGACTATGTAGATCGGGGACCTCAGAGCAGACGGGTCGTTGATCAGATCATGAAGCTCAAGGAACGTCATTCTATCATTGCGCTGAAGGGAAATCATGATGCGATGATGGTCAAAGCGTTGACCAATGATATCAAGGAATACGATAGCCACTGGATTCGCAATGGTGGGTTACAGACACTTGCTAGTTATGTGGACCATGTCACAACATGGGACGAGAGTGAATTGGACTGGGACGCCTATCATGAAGCCAAAGTGTGGGTGCGCAACCACTATAGCCATCATCTTCAGTTTTTGGATCAACTTCCGTTGGTATATGAAATTCCGGGCTACGTGTTTGTACATGCAGGGATTAATCCTGACGTACCGGATTGGCGCAAACAGCCGGAGAGTGACTTTATGTGGATTCGGGAACCTTTCTACTCCAGACCTACGGCAATTGAGGAAACGGTGGTCTTTGGGCACACGCCTGTGAAATATCTGCACGATGAGATGGGCATTTGGTTCGCTTCAACGGGAGACAAGATTGGCATCGACGGTGGATGCGCTTATGGTGCTCAATTGAACATGCTTATGATTAGGGAAGATGGTAGCCTGCAGACGTTCTTTGTGGAAAAAGCAGAGAACATAGAGGACGTGGAACTTTAACAGGTGAGCATTGCTTATCTAGGTTCCATATGCTAATTTATAAGTTTATGTCATGTCATTATACATACGATAACGAAGCTGAAGGGAATGAAATACATTTTGGCTATTTATAATTTAGATCAATTGCAACATCATATTTTACTCTGTAATGGTGGTACCTGTATGCGCAACGACGGGGAGGAAGTTACCCAGGCTGTGCGAGATGAGATTAAAAACCTTGGGGCGAGTGAATTTATTCATACGACACGGACACGTTGCAACGGACGCTGTGATGATGCATGTGTGACGATTGTGTACCCACAAGGGGATTGGTATGGCAAAATGACACCGGATTCAGGTAGAGCTCTTGTTCAGGCTCTGTGTGAAGGTGAGCGTTTGGAGAGCCATCTCATCGCGAATGTGGCGACAACAACTGCAAAATAGAGACCAATGATCTATATCATTGGGACTTGAATGATTGTCTTGAGAATCATTTGCAATGAATACGGTGTAAGGGGATTGGAATTAAGCCCTTTTAACGCTATAATCAGTAAGGGTATGAATTATAAACGACATTGATTATTCTAAATCAGAATTGACGGAGGGCTATCAATATGGAAAAAGCGTTAATCTTCGGACACAAAAATCCTGACACGGACACGATCTGTTCAGCAATTGCTTATGCGGATCTCAAAGCAAAATTAGGTCATGAGGTTGAAGCGGTTCGTCTCGGAGAAGTGAATGGTGAAACTCAGTTTGCACTCGATCATTTCAAAGTGGAAGCACCTCGTTTGATCAAAACGGCAGCGAATGAAGTAAACAAAGTCATTCTGGTTGACCACAATGAGCGTCAGCAAAGTGTTAGTGATATCGAAGAAGTAACTGTGGTAGAGGTTATTGACCACCACCGTATTGCTAACTTTGAGACAAGCCAGCCATTGTATTTCCGTGCAGAGCCTGTAGGCTGTACTGCTACAATTCTAAATAAAATGTACAAAGAGAACGGTGTAGAGATCAGCGCACCAATTGCTGGACTTATGCTATCTGCTATTATCTCTGACTCCCTGCTGTTTAAATCGCCAACTTGCACGGAGCAAGATGTAGCGGCTGCACGTGAACTGGCTGCTATTGCTGGTGTAGATGCAGACAGCTACGGATTGGACATGCTCAAAGCAGGTGCTGATCTGAGTCAAAAAACGATTGCTGAATTGATTTCTTTGGATGCCAAAGAATTCGTAATGGGTCAAGCAAAAGTTGAAATTGCACAAGTCAACGCTGTTGACGTTAACGATGTACTTGTGAAAAAAGCTGAATTGCAAGCTGCAATTGAAGCAATCATCTCCAGTAAAGGTCTTGACCTCTTCGTATTTGTTGTAACAGATATCCTCAACAACGATTCTGTTGCTCTTGCATACGGCGCTTCCACGAATGCAGTGGAAAAAGCGTACAATGTATCGTTGGCTGATAGCCAGGCTCTTCTGAAGGGCGTAGTATCTCGTAAGTCACAGATTGTTCCGGTTCTGACAGAAGCATTCAACAGTCTGTAATAACCGTCTGATGTATGGTACATGAGGATCATGTACATCAATCAAGCCTGTTCTGATCTCTCATGGATCAGGACAGGCTTTTATTATGAAGGAGGTCATAAATGTGATTAAAAATGAGAAGATCAAAGCAGCGGAAGTCCATGTCACTGGAATAAACGGAGAGGATCTGGGAATCATGTCCACACGTGAGGCACTCGCCTTAGCGAAGCAATACAAAGTGGATCTGGTCTGTACTTCTCTCATGACCAGTCCACCACCGTGCAAACTTATTGGGGCTGGTGCAGCGAAGGCAGAGGCGCAACAGGATAAGAAGAAATCAGGTAAATTACCGGATAAACGAAAGGTGAAAGAGATCCGCTTAACATTGCAAATGGAAGACCATGACCGTGATACGAAACAAGCACAAGCAGAGCGTATCCTGAAAAAAGGAGATTCCGTGAAGCTGGTCATTCAGGTTCACGGAAGTAAAGAAGGCGCAGCCGGTAAAGAATGGGCAGAGCAGCTATGCCAAGCTTTGGCTGAATTCGGCACCAAAACGACGGGGGTACAAGTGAGCGGTAAACAAGTTGTTGTTCAGTTGGATCCAAAGATTTAACCCTTCACGTGAAGCATCAGGTACGCAAATAACGACTACCACCTACACGAACATATAATTGTCCAGGTAATACAGGCGTCGATGGAGAACCTGGATTGGCATTATTGCTATTCGCAAAACGTGACAGATAATAAAAATCAGGGTAGATGACCGTATCCATCAGATAGGCGGAAGTGCGGCTGCCTGGGAAGCGGAATTGGTTCAAGGTGCGTATGATTTGTTCACCACGAGCAATACCGATTCCGTGACCGTAATACCAATCCTCACGAAGTTTAATCGTATTCTCTCCTTGCCACTCTGGGGTTTCGGGAGATACATCCGGATTTTTGAAATAGAGTACATCTCCAGGGAGCGCACTGTTACTGCCGTTCTTCTCTGTTAAGCGTAGGTCGCTGTCATAGTGCCAGTCGAAGAGAAGCAGGTTGCGGAATAACGAATTAAAAGCATCTTCACGGATGCTAGCCAGCACGCCACCATATAATACAATGACAGTTGCTGTTGCGCATTCAAAAGCGTACAAGGATCCGTTTCTCCAAATATCACGAATTCCTTCTGCGGGGGTAACGTTAGGTCTTAACTCAAAACCACCTTGGGCATTCCGGTTCCAGTAAACGGGATTACATCTGGATTGTTCGAACGAGGCAAAGCTAACACCGCTGGCATTAAGTCCCTCTGCTGCTTCGACAAGAGAAGAACGCAGTTTCCACTCAAAACGAAGATGCTCCATGGATTGGTACGTATACACTGTCGAACTATTCTGGAGTTGTTGGAGCCAGTTCCATTCAAAGGGCGTCCAATCTGTGGGACTTAATTGGAGAGGTTGATTTGCAACAATAATCATAATTGATACCTCCATGTCGTTGGGATGTACAGAACATATTCAGATGAAATCGCCTAGGTTTGTTTGAGAATATGGTGTAGCCTATAGGGGTCGAGTTAGTGGTTTATTGGCTTGATGGGGTTACAAGATAAAAGATGTCGATACTTGCCAAAATTTCGTGCAAAAAAATCGTTATCAATGATAGGATTTGGGGTACTACTCTATAGAAGAAGTTATGTATTGAAGTAAGCTTTCATTACGAAATGGTTGGATAACTGAAAAGGAGGATAAGCGGTGTCGAATCCAATTACACAGAACCGTTTGCTGTTCGAACAATTATATACTCATGCGCCGATCGGCATTGCTGTTGCTTCACATGTGAATGGTCGTTGGCTCCAGCTCAATCCCGCCTTTTGTGAGATGTT
This genomic interval carries:
- a CDS encoding LLM class flavin-dependent oxidoreductase; protein product: MKLSVLEHGHINEGRTVQDTLQETVTLAKHADELGFSRFWMSEHHGGGALSFSSPEVMIAHVAAHTEHIRVGSGGVMLPHYSAYKVAENFRLLEALHPGRIDLGIGRAPGGMPIASRALNEGKSSNVQFFPQQIADLGGYFHEQLSEDHRFASLVAAPSVPTVPEVWLLGSSSEGARIAAAQGTAYAFAQFFGTPGGEEAMKHYRRHFKPSILNDRPHSMIAVSAFCAETEEEAAELARSNELFFLRLGRGLEQSSFPSLETVHNYPYTAMEMEQIRQRRSFSIVGTPDQVKEKITAMAERHEADEVIIASAIHSFEARLRSFGLIAEAFGLKKD
- a CDS encoding metallophosphoesterase family protein, which translates into the protein MSDIHGCYDEFNALLQQVSYDSVQDELILLGDYVDRGPQSRRVVDQIMKLKERHSIIALKGNHDAMMVKALTNDIKEYDSHWIRNGGLQTLASYVDHVTTWDESELDWDAYHEAKVWVRNHYSHHLQFLDQLPLVYEIPGYVFVHAGINPDVPDWRKQPESDFMWIREPFYSRPTAIEETVVFGHTPVKYLHDEMGIWFASTGDKIGIDGGCAYGAQLNMLMIREDGSLQTFFVEKAENIEDVEL
- a CDS encoding (2Fe-2S) ferredoxin domain-containing protein → MAIYNLDQLQHHILLCNGGTCMRNDGEEVTQAVRDEIKNLGASEFIHTTRTRCNGRCDDACVTIVYPQGDWYGKMTPDSGRALVQALCEGERLESHLIANVATTTAK
- a CDS encoding manganese-dependent inorganic pyrophosphatase, translating into MEKALIFGHKNPDTDTICSAIAYADLKAKLGHEVEAVRLGEVNGETQFALDHFKVEAPRLIKTAANEVNKVILVDHNERQQSVSDIEEVTVVEVIDHHRIANFETSQPLYFRAEPVGCTATILNKMYKENGVEISAPIAGLMLSAIISDSLLFKSPTCTEQDVAAARELAAIAGVDADSYGLDMLKAGADLSQKTIAELISLDAKEFVMGQAKVEIAQVNAVDVNDVLVKKAELQAAIEAIISSKGLDLFVFVVTDILNNDSVALAYGASTNAVEKAYNVSLADSQALLKGVVSRKSQIVPVLTEAFNSL
- the infC gene encoding translation initiation factor IF-3, encoding MIKNEKIKAAEVHVTGINGEDLGIMSTREALALAKQYKVDLVCTSLMTSPPPCKLIGAGAAKAEAQQDKKKSGKLPDKRKVKEIRLTLQMEDHDRDTKQAQAERILKKGDSVKLVIQVHGSKEGAAGKEWAEQLCQALAEFGTKTTGVQVSGKQVVVQLDPKI
- a CDS encoding protein-glutamine gamma-glutamyltransferase; protein product: MIIVANQPLQLSPTDWTPFEWNWLQQLQNSSTVYTYQSMEHLRFEWKLRSSLVEAAEGLNASGVSFASFEQSRCNPVYWNRNAQGGFELRPNVTPAEGIRDIWRNGSLYAFECATATVIVLYGGVLASIREDAFNSLFRNLLLFDWHYDSDLRLTEKNGSNSALPGDVLYFKNPDVSPETPEWQGENTIKLREDWYYGHGIGIARGEQIIRTLNQFRFPGSRTSAYLMDTVIYPDFYYLSRFANSNNANPGSPSTPVLPGQLYVRVGGSRYLRT